A stretch of DNA from Glycine max cultivar Williams 82 chromosome 18, Glycine_max_v4.0, whole genome shotgun sequence:
ttttttgggTACAGTTTTAGTTGTTTTTGGTAGAGAAAATTTGTGACATTCATATTGCATGAAAATTGAACtctttaaagattaaaattaaaagaaaagttataatttttacaattacaattatttttttggtacattgACCTTTTCTTTTGTCACACAGttacaattaaatttaaatatatgttacttataattatatatttcaacttaattcaaacacatttatttatattgattatttaattaaaaattattttaaatgtaatttattattttttaatttttttaataaaaaagtcaaAGTCAAACTAtccattcaattaattaatatgcaaTTAATATTCCCTCCATTCctatttataaaatcattttctaatttctagatgcattaattttttttttcatatcttgATTATTCTCTCTAcaaacatttattaaaataattaagtgaataaagaaataagaaagtgataattttggaataatagtataaataatgacaaatttaatgtaattaactAAACTAACTATTTTTTAGGGACATGAATTAGTTGAAAGAGTCTAGGAACAAATAGAGTATGCAATATGCATTGATAACACACTAAAAGACAGTAATAACCAATGTACTTAAtgttactttaattatttttttaaactcatatcccttataatattaatgatgaactacaaaatttataaaataattaatgatgatataagattaattttataaaattattattctctttaattaatttattactttttctttatttttgtaaaacaacTAAAGACAACAATGATTTGGAACAGAGGGAATAATATATGAAACATATTTATGAATATCTTATGCAATAAATGTTGAACTTCCACTCCTAATGACTCTAATTTTTGCCAGAAAACCTAATTGATCACCTTTAAGATGAAGTCTCTCCTTTCAATCCCATTTGCTCCCTCCTTGATAAATGTTGAATTTCACTTAACGTAGacacaaactaaaataaaaacacaaaatttttttatacatggaAAGAAGAAGCactcaattacaaaaaaaataaaataactgcatcaattgaaaaaaaaaagatgttaaaaAATCAAGTGAAACCATACTTCTAGTtccatacatattttaattacaatttataattaaaattaattgaagcaTGTATATTAATGTGTTTTAAtgatataaagttatttttattaaaatcactCTAATTTAACTTTGAAACACGcaaatgtttttcatttaaataattaaataatattattttaaaaacaataatcttAGAAAATATATACACTAAATTGTGTAAATGTACAAgcttaaatttgatatattatagatataaattattctaacaattagttagaaattattttaaacacatttttaaaaaacaattattacaaaaacaatatttttaatgcATAATAATTACTAggctaaattacaattttaatccTCTAATTACTAGGCTAaatttacatgtatttttttagtataaaattttatttaatatagattaataaattgtcatatataaaaatttgttcttatgttattttagtttttagaaaattacataaactattatataaattctttaaaaatattttatgtaattcatacaaattatgtaaattaaaaataatatttaaataatctaaaaattaaaatttattgcttttaataattaaaaaattgtattattaatatataaaaataaatttacatatttttttatagttaaaatgaaaatattaacatgtcagttttctaaaaaattaaatattaaaatttattaatttatatattagaataaaataatttacatattaaaataaatttacataatttgtatagtttttatattaatttatgcaattatattgatttatataattagggtaaaaacaatgtatatattaaaatcaatttacaatataatttatgtaaataatttatatatattaattttttaaaataaaatatgctaactattcataataaaaatatataaatttatataaaataaaattaaaaatttatgtattaaatatttttaaaaaaatttataatttggaAAATATTAATAACTCTGGATGAATTATACATACAAAATAGTgtttacaaaattaactaaataaaacaagtgtattagtaatattttactttgtttttaaataaaaggtcaTGAGTTCATCTCTTACCATGAGTTCACATAAATGTCATGTCAATAGTCTAAATAAGCATTAGGTAAGCATCATATGTCACATCAAAGTTAATGTTTGAATTTGGATGAACAACTAATGATCAACTAACGGAAGAACCAAAAttgcttattttgaaaaataggagtatcaaaatcacatatttgaaattatagggaaaccaaattataatttagcctcattactaattaattaatgatgtataatttgttttacattattaatatattttactttatattatataatatttttattactattgaTTAAAaacattgtatttttattactatAATAATGACAATAGTATAATAAGGAACAAAATAGTCTTTGTATTAATTAATATCCTTGAattatacatttttcttttacattatatattttactcaCTTCACTTGAATTATACATTGTTACCATCACTATTGTCGTAAATTGACAACAATGCAACCTCAATGCCCTTCCACCTCATGTGCCCGCCACCTAGAAGAGCAATTCACCGGCTTTTGCCCATCTTGCCTTCGTGAACGCCTAATCATACTTGGGCATGAGTCTTTATCATGTTTTCACAAGTCATTGCTATCATTACCATCATTATCGGTGCATCCTCATCGCCCTTTCGCCTCCTGTGATCGCCACCCTGAGGAGCAGTTCACTGGATTTTGCTCATCATGCCTCTATGAACGCTTAACCATTCTTAAGCATGACTCTTCATCCTCCATCTTCAAGCACCCTATTACCTCCACTACGTCTCCCAAAGCTATTTTTCGATCCTTCACCACCATGCTTGATGCTAACTGCCTTCCTAGGTCTTCCTCCTTCACCTTCCAACCTATGCTCCGTCGTTCCAAGTCTTGCCCCATTTTCAAAACTAAAGGCCTTTCTTGTGCCTTAGATTTGCGACGAAAATCATGTGATTTCATGGCCTATAGCaccattttttccatttttaaccCATACGACAAACAGGGAATTCCCAAAAAGGAACCCAAAGTTGAATCACATAACCTTGCTTCCCCTTCCATTATTCGAGATAGAGttcaagaaaacataaaagagGAACCAAGTATAGAACTTGAAGCTAATGAGGAAGCAGAAAAGACCATAAAGGCAATGGAGGATCACATGGATATAGATTCTCAAGTGAAGAAGAGTTGTGGCCGTGATTCGAAGGAATGCATCTTGTTTGCTACATCAATTTTTACGAAGAAGTTTCGAAAGTGGAGGCAAaagcaaaagatgaagaaaaatgagTGAATTGTTGTGGGGTTAGGGACACTTTTTGGTGAACAAGCCGACCACAACAATTTTGGGAGACTTATTTGTCAATTTTAACTCTTGTGTTTTagctaatttattatttacttgATTGACATGATTTATAAGTGAAACTTAATTTAAAACAtgaagttaaattaatttttttgtgtgaatttCTATGTAATTTTCAATAGTCAATTCAATCGAAAcgaataacataattaaaataattttttggtcaaaacaaacataattaagtcaaaataaaagtgaaaactcGTGAGGAGTTCCCATGCTTAGTGTGAGTATCATATGTATACAACTTCTTGAATCTTCACAAAGTTATTTTCCATGGCCATTGATGATCTTCCAAACCATAACCAAACATTCCCATCGCTCACATAACACTTCTATTACAAAACCTAGCCCTCAAATAACTCAAACAACCTCTTAATCAAGcaaaatcataaaagaaaacTCATGAATATCCAAACATAGGATCAAATGAGGAAAATTGGAGAATAATAAACAAGCCGAGACGAGCTCTAGGCAATGGGTGCCTCAAGAGCTCCCGctcatcttcttcctttttttttcttttctcctttttcctcAAACCTTCCCTCTCCTtctattcttatatatattgttgAACAAGTAACCTCAATAACTTAAAGGGGGGGTGATTAagtcttaaaatttttttactaacaagttttaattcccttttaaattatatgtgaTAGATTTAGAATGTAGAGGAAGAagtagcaatcaatttaatagatttttttaaaatgtgcaagacaaagtaagttgcaataaaataaatgagataaggaaaaagagaattgaaaactcaatttatactggttcagccacttcccgtgcctacgtccagtcctcaagtaacccacttgaaattttccactatccttataaatcctttacaatctttgaacacaccttgggatccctcacccttgtatTCAAGTTTCTCACATGGCACTACGTATttcctgcttcttcttctgtccCTTCTCAATTTTTCGAcaaacaatctcttgattacaactgagttttataagatgaacaaaatgatttttctcttttatagcagatgatacaacttgaagttcctaaaagaattctcaataattttCAAGAATTTGGCCAAGGATGTTTAGAGAGGTTTTGAAAGTTAAGTTATCTGAGAATTCACTTATTTTCGaagtacacacacacacacacatgaatctttttcactggtaatcgattacatgaatctgataatcgattacatagtcaTATCTTTGAAGGGTTGTGACTTTTCAATAGTTTTTCTGAAATCTCTtcgctggtaatcaattacatgattctagtaatcgattaccagatcaaaattcaaatgattttgTGTTGTTGGTTCATCAGTTCAAAATTTCCAATATGTCATTTTCACAAActctgtggtaatcgattacatgaacctggtaatcgattactagttcaAAAAAGAGATTTATGAACtaatttaactttaataaaagaGCTTTGACAGTAAAGATTTTGAGGTCAAACTATagcaatcaaattgagattcttttaacaaatttactaagttcttatcttagattttcttgatcttgttctttGACTTGATTCAATTTGTGCTCATCAAATaaacttttggcatcatcaaaacctgcatgatataCATTCACATATATATGTGGGCGATGCGTTCCTCGGGAGCTCCTgctcatcatcttctttctttcttcttttttttttcctttttcctttttcctttaacCTTCCATCCCCTTCTCTTCTTGTATATGTGTGCGCGGGTGACTTGGGCTCATCTTGGGCCTAAAAGTCCCATCTAGGTCTTATTACCATGTTCCTATAATTCTTAATAcaaagataatattattaataatacttaAGGGTATTATAAACCattaatattattcttataaCTAATGTCTAAAACTAAGGATGTTAAAACAAActtattcatatataattgTAGAATATGAGGTTAATTTTATTCAGTACTAGCTTAGTGACTATGCAATAgctcttaattaaatattcagtGTAATTCTTAATTGTttgatttaaagaaaattattagatatttattttaataaattatgatatagcataaaaataaaatattatgaagtaatttgatttgatgttaTGAATCTGAACCCttcaatacaaaaatttaaaaaaactgcattattatttatataaattaaggcAATATGATAAAACATGCAGCTGCTTCATAAACTGATGCTTTTTGGCAATATATGCAATTTGAAAGCATGAAACCAAAATATAGAAAGCcagatttgattaaaaaaaaagaaagtagaggcttaataacatattaaaatgtTTCAAAAAGGATAAACCAAATAACAATCATTGAAGATTCTATATGTAGCAACAGCTACGTGGGTCATAAAGAGTAATTGTTTTGGCTTGAATGGTCACACTCTTATTCCTGATAATATGTGAATTTTAATTGTGCCTTTTCTCTTTGAACCGTatgaattttaagaattttgacCCGTCCAATGCACATGATCAAGGTTGTCAGACTCGTGATTCTATGTAGAATCGTGGAGGTTCCATAAACTCGACTCGTAGAATCGAATCGTAGAATCGTAAGAgtttactcaaataaaaaaatatattaatattcttttatataaaatcataagtaGATTTCAAGATCCATTGGTGATGCCTATCTAAAGAAGGCAGAGTTTAATAAAGCACCATTATTAGCAAAATTTCGACTCT
This window harbors:
- the LOC106797025 gene encoding protein OCTOPUS-like, with translation MQPQCPSTSCARHLEEQFTGFCPSCLRERLIILGHESLSCFHKSLLSLPSLSVHPHRPFASCDRHPEEQFTGFCSSCLYERLTILKHDSSSSIFKHPITSTTSPKAIFRSFTTMLDANCLPRSSSFTFQPMLRRSKSCPIFKTKGLSCALDLRRKSCDFMAYSTIFSIFNPYDKQGIPKKEPKVESHNLASPSIIRDRVQENIKEEPSIELEANEEAEKTIKAMEDHMDIDSQVKKSCGRDSKECILFATSIFTKKFRKWRQKQKMKKNE